From Chryseotalea sp. WA131a:
GGTATTCTCCTAAACTCAGTCGCGATATTGAAGTATTGGCCTTTGGCCATCGAGGTTATCCAGTCATTCTATTCCCCACCTCCATGGGGCGGTTTTATGAAAACAAAGATTTTAAGTTGATTGAAAGCGCGAACTGGTATTTGGACAATGGCTTTATCAAAATCTATTGCCCCGATGGCATTGACTCACTGAGCTGGTACAACAAAGGCATTCATCCAGCCGACCGTGTACGAAATCATATTTGGTATGACGAGATGTTGTTGAATGAATTGATTCCGCTGGCGCAAAACGAAACAGGAGTATCGCGTGTGGCCACTGCTGGTTGCAGCTTTGGCGGCTATCACGCCTCCAACTTTGGTTTCAAACATCCGGAAGTGGTTAAATACATTTTCAACATGGGCGCTGCTTTCGATATCAAAGATCAGCTAGACGGATATTATGATGATAATGTATACTTCAACAACCCACCCGATTTTTTAGAGAATGCCAACAATCCTGCTCTTTGGGATCAATATATTGTGCTGGGCACTGGCACCAACGATATGTGTTGGGATGCCAATGAAAAAATGGCGGCCATCCTTCGAAAAAAGGGAATGCACCACTGGCTGGATGTGCGCCCCGGTGCCAACCACGATTGGCCTGTATGGCGCGAGATGTTTCCACATTATTTGTCCTTGATAAAGTAAAAAGTGTGCGAAAACATCGAAATTCATTTGTATTCATTTGTTCATTTGCGGCAATCTTTTCTCTTCACTTTCAAACTTCATTTGCAAAAATCAATATTCATCAATCCGTAACAATCGGAGGCATCCAACAATGGATTGAAATCAAAAGCGAGAAAGACGACAATCCTGTTTTGCTTTTTCTTCATGGAGGCCCCGGCAATTCGGCCATGGGTTATGCGCACAAGTTTACTTCCGAACTTCGAAAGCATTTTATAGTAGTGCTGTGGGATCAGCGCGAAACGGGAAATACGTTGCGCCTTAATACAACCAACCAACCTCTTTCGCTTTCGCTGATGGAATCGGATGTAAAGGAGATGACAGATTACGTATGCACTCGATTTTCAAAAAAGAAAATCTATCTCATGGGTCACTCGTGGGGCGGTTTTTTGGCGTTGCGCATGGCCGCACGGTATCCAGAAGAGGTAGCGGCCAGTTTGGCCATCAGCCCTATGATTGACCAACTCGCGAGTGAAAAACTTTCGTTGGAATGGATGCGAGCCCAAGCAAAAAAATCAAACAACCTTCCAGCTATTGCCGAACTATCACAAATAAAAGTACCGTTTGAAAATACCAGCCAAATCTATTGGCAC
This genomic window contains:
- a CDS encoding esterase family protein, encoding MPHEHLHRWYSPKLSRDIEVLAFGHRGYPVILFPTSMGRFYENKDFKLIESANWYLDNGFIKIYCPDGIDSLSWYNKGIHPADRVRNHIWYDEMLLNELIPLAQNETGVSRVATAGCSFGGYHASNFGFKHPEVVKYIFNMGAAFDIKDQLDGYYDDNVYFNNPPDFLENANNPALWDQYIVLGTGTNDMCWDANEKMAAILRKKGMHHWLDVRPGANHDWPVWREMFPHYLSLIK
- a CDS encoding alpha/beta hydrolase, whose protein sequence is MRKHRNSFVFICSFAAIFSLHFQTSFAKINIHQSVTIGGIQQWIEIKSEKDDNPVLLFLHGGPGNSAMGYAHKFTSELRKHFIVVLWDQRETGNTLRLNTTNQPLSLSLMESDVKEMTDYVCTRFSKKKIYLMGHSWGGFLALRMAARYPEEVAASLAISPMIDQLASEKLSLEWMRAQAKKSNNLPAIAELSQIKVPFENTSQIYWHRHWLAIFTGNRPPNKIYVEQWATRWLSAFNEASAINFRTNTPSFGCPVYLFIGEKDYQTHFSIAQDYITSLKAEKKELFWFKNSGHNLNLTEPKKLQAIIISLTHN